The DNA segment AGGAAACCAAGGGGCTCTTGCGGATGGTTAGATCTTGGCTCAGAAGACCTGTAAATAGTGTTATACATAcgtcccaccacccaaaagtTATGTTTTTTGTCCCGTGCTGTCCCAGTCTCAAATGCTGAGGCCATTGCCAGGCGTCATGGCGCATGTCACGTGATGCAGTGCACAGACCGGGTGCAAAGCTGGAGCTGTCCGCCCCGCAGTGCCGCAGCACCGAAAGCTGCCAGAGAGTTTAACGCATCCCGACGCTTGCCATTCCCCGGCGAGAAATTTATCATCAAGCAGACCTCTAACCgtcacaccaccaccaccccccgccgAACGTCTCCGCCGTCAACTGCCTCGACCACCCGGCCCACTTCCACCGGCCACACACCAACTCCCGCGAGCTTTCACTCCTTTCCAGTCCAACCAACCTCCCGCCAAAATGTTCCGCACCGCCGTCCTCCGGTCCGTCGCTCTTGCGTCGCGGACCGCCGCTGTTCGCTCTGCCGCTGCCCACTCCCTCAGATTAGCCGCCCCCTCCGCGGCCAAGAGCTTCGTCCCCAAGGCCTCTGCCAGCTGGGCTCTTCAAATGCGGGGTTATGCGTCGGGTGGTGGTCTCACAAAGCAGGAGGTCTACGAGAGAATCAAGGAGCTTCTGTCTGGGTTTGACAAGGTGCTTTTTGTCCTGCATTTCGGTTCCTGTTTCTGGTCATGGAGAGGTGCTAACAGTGGCTTTTTTGCTGCAGGTCAACAACCCCGAGAACGTGAGTGCTATGGCCGGCAACAACCTATGGGTGTCGAAATgtgtggaggagttggaggagaaggagaggaatgATGTACGGCCTTGGAGAATGGGAGCTGACGGGTGGCTTAGATTACGGAAACCGCCCACTTCGCCA comes from the Podospora pseudocomata strain CBS 415.72m chromosome 5, whole genome shotgun sequence genome and includes:
- the ACP2 gene encoding mitochondrial acyl carrier protein (EggNog:ENOG503P3WN; antiSMASH:Cluster_8; COG:C; COG:I; COG:Q), with the translated sequence MFRTAVLRSVALASRTAAVRSAAAHSLRLAAPSAAKSFVPKASASWALQMRGYASGGGLTKQEVYERIKELLSGFDKVNNPENITETAHFANDLGLDSLDTVEVVMAIEEEFSIEIPDKDADTIHSVDKAVEYITSQPDAN